ATCGTGTATCGGGCAATGGTGGGCCGCACGTGAGAGGGAACGTAAAGGATGCCTGCGGTATCGACCCCCCCCATAAACATATCGGTCACGCGAATATACGGGTGACCGGTGTTTTCTTCGGTCAGTGTCTCGCCCTTGGGCAGTCGCTTGCCGCCTTTTACCTCACAAACCTCTCCGACCGTAGTAACCACCCAAGCCGAGGGAATCTCCCCCAGCTTACTGCCCTTAAACTCGGTATGCGGTGTCCAGCCACCATTGGCATCTTGCGTGCCCACACCCCGGCTGAACAGGGTTTGCATTAGACCCTGCTTGAGGGCTTGAGTCGCTTCAATCTGGCGGGCAATTACATTCAGCTTATCGTCAACAGCGGTGAGGATCGCGGCGATTTTTTGTTGTTCAGGAAGCGGGGGAAATACAACTATTTCTTTGTGTGCAACATTTCTATTGAGTGTTGGGACGCCTGTCCCTGTCTTGAATTTTTCAAGGCCAATTTCACTTAATTTGTAAAACGCGAACTTCGGGAGATTCCCTTTGAAGTTTTTAACATACAACGTAGTGTTGAGCGGCCAATACTTATCTTCAGTGTAGAAGAGCTTCCCGATTGTTCCTGAGCGACCAGTGATGACACCGGGGCCTTCCGTCACGTTGATGTTGTGAAATCCGAGCAAGCCATTAGATCCAAATATAGGTATGTCGCCCTGAGTGCGATCTTGCACCGGCAGGTCTACACCCCGTTGAAGTTCTAGAAAGCTCAGCAACTCGCCAGTTTTCCAGCCAGACGGAGCGGGAGTCTCTGATTCTGGTGCGCGTTTTAAAGGCCAGGCCTGATTCATGTCGACTCAGCCTCCAACATTCCTAACTCCACCAGATAGCCATTCAGCTGTGTATCAATCCGAGCCTCCTCCTCGGCCAATGAGGCTAATTGAGCCAAGGTTGCCGCCAAATCGACTGCTGCTTCGGCCTCACCGTTGTCGATATAGCGGGAAATATTAAGATTGCCGTCGTTGCTGCGGATCTCGTCCAGCGTCACGACCCTGCAATAGTTCTCGACTTCTGCTTGCTTCGCAAATGCCGCTTTGTGGGCGCTTAAGATTCGTGTGATGTCTTCAGTACGAAGACTGTTCTGTGCCTTACCCTCAAGGTAGTCCCGGCTGGCATCGATGATGATGACCTTGCCTTTGAGGGTGGTGGGTTTCTGCTTGTTGAGGATGAGCACGCAAGCCGGAATGCCGGTGTTGTAGAACAGAGCCGAGGGTAGGCCAACTATGGCTTCAATCAGATCACCCGGCTGATCGCCGCTGGCCGCATTCGTACCGAACAGCAGTCCCTCGCGAATCTTGCCTTCCTCACCACTGCGAAACAGCACACCGTGCGGCAAGATAATGCCCATACGACCATCAGCCTTGAGGCTGGCCAACATATGCTGAGCAAAGGCGAGATCGGCATAGCTCCGTGGCGGGACACCATAGACCAAGCGACCATAAGGATCACTGACCTGCTTGTAGTTGGGTGCCTTGGGCTTCTTGCCACTGTCTTGCTCGTTCTCGTTACTCAGCTCCAACGGTGCCCACCAGGATTTTGCCGAGAACGGCGGATTGGCAATCACCCGGTCGAAGGTCTTCAGGTAATCTCCGTCAAGGTGCTTTGGCTCGACCAAGGTGTCGCCGCGCTCAATGGCTGCATGCATGTTGTGCAGGTAAAGATTGAGCTTGGCTATGGCCCAGGTGCCCAGGTTCTTCTCCTGCCCGTACAGCAGCACATTGGGTTTACCCATCAGGGTGCCATTGGGCAAACCGGATACATGGTGGGCGCTTTCCACCAGCATGCCACCACTGCCGCAGGTAGGGTCATACACGCTGTGACCGGGTTGCGGGTCGATCAGCTCAACCACCAACTGCACCACGGCCTTGGGCGTATAGAACTCACCGCCTTTCTTACCGGCATCATCGGCAAACTGCTTGATCAGATACTCATAGGCATCGCCCAGCATGTCGGCCTTGTACAGATCGTCATTGCCCAGCTTGTACTGGTTAAAGTGGCGCAGCAGACGCTGCAAGGTGGCATCCGCCAGCACCCGCTTATCGCCGTACTGCGTAGCGGTCAGTACATGTTGCAGTTCAGGGTTGTTGGCCTCGATGGTCGCGAAAGCCTTATCAAGGGCCTCGCCGATATTCTCGGTGCGCGAGATCAGATCGAACCAACGGGCGCTGATGGGGAACTTACCCCATTTGTCCTCGATCTCTTCCTGAGCATCGCTGTAGCTCAGGCTTTCGTCCTTCATCAGCTTGGTGACACGTTCGTCGAACACATCGTTGTAACGCTTGAGGAAGAGCAGGCCGAAGATGTAGTTCTTGAAGTCGGAGGAGTCGATGGAACCGCGCAGAATGTTGGCGGACTCCCAGAGCCAGGACTCCAACGTTTCGAGTGACAGCTTGTCAGCCATGGGTAAATCAATCCCTATACAAAGCACGAGGCCCAGCACCTGGCGATTGCTGCCATGACGCCTGGGCACATCAGAAAAAGTGGGCTCGATTGTACAAGTCGACGCCATTTGGAGTCCGAAAAATCATCTCGCTCCACTGCTCCTGTCAAATGAGCATTGCCGTTTAGAGAATAAAAAAAGGCTGCCCAGTGGCAGCCCTTTTTTGGTGCGTCCGTTTCACGTTTAGCGAGAAACTTTCGCGGTCTAGCGATTTTGAGCGTCAGCGAGCCATCAATCCCAGCTCAACGCCCCACCAGTCTGATACTCAATCACTCGGGTCTCGAAGAAGTTCTTCTCCTTCTTCAGGTCCATGATCTCGCTCATCCATGGGAAGGGGTTGGTAGTACCTGGGTACTCTTCCTTCAGGCCGATCTGGGTCAGACGGCGGTTGGCGATGAATTTGAGGTAGTCCTCCATCATCGCGGCGTTCATGCCCAGTACGCCGCGCGGCATGGTGTCACGCGCGTATTCGATCTCCAGCTGGGTGCCCTGCAGGATCATCTGGGTCGCTTCGTCCTTCATCTGGGCGTCCCACAGGTGCGGGTTTTCGATCTTGATCTGGTTGATCACGTCGATGCCGAAGTTCAGGTGCATGGACTCGTCACGCAGGATGTACTGGAACTGCTCGGCGGTGCCGGTCATCTTGTTGCGGCGGCCCATGGAGAGGATTTGGGTGAAGCCGCAGTAGAAGAAGATGCCTTCCAGTACGCAGTAGTAGGCGATCAGGTTACGCAGGAACTGGCGGTCGGTTTCCGGGGTGCCGGTTTCGAACTTGGGATCGGAGATCGAGCGGGTGTACTTGAGGCCCCAGGAGGCCTTCTTCGCGACGCTCGGGATCTCGTGGTACATGTTGAAGATCTCGCCTTCATCCATGCCCAGCGATTCGATGCAGTACTGGTAGGCGTGGGTGTGGATTGCTTCCTCGAAGGCCTGGCGCAGGATGTACTGGCGGCACTCGGGGTTGGTGATCAGGCGGTACACGGCCAGGACCAGGTTGTTGGCAACCAGGCTGTCGGCGGTGGAGAAGAAGCCGAGGTTGCGCATGACGATGCGGCGCTCGTCTTCGCTGAGACCGTCTGTGGATTTCCACAGCGCGATGTCGGCGTTCATGTTCACTTCCTGCGGCATCCAGTGGTTGGCGCAACCATCCAGATACTTCTGCCAGGCCCAGTCGTACTTGAAGGGTACGAGCTGGTTGAGGTCGGCGCGGGCGTTGATCATCTGCTTGTCGCCGACCTGTACGCGCGCGGAGGCGCCTTCGAGGTCGTCCAGGCCTTCCTGGATGTCGAGGTCGTTCAGGGCTTTCTTGGCGCGGGCGACGGCGTCGGAGTCGTTGGCGTCAACGGCGCGGGCCTGCTCGACCGAGCCGGCAGCTTCGCTGTCGAGCTTGTCGAAATTGGTGCCGGCGCTCTGTGCGTTGGCGTTGCTTGCGGCGGCTGCTTCTGCGCCGTCTTCCTTGTCGAATTCATCCCAGCTCAGCATGGCTTGGCTCCTGCGTGAGGGCCGGCGAATAAACCGGCCTGTATGGATATACAGATAATTTGAATTATGTTCCGTTGCGTGATGCGCGCAAGGGTAAACGGGTACCACTGGTCAGCAGGCGGTGGATTGCTGGCTGACCGTTGCCCCTCGACCCGGGGGAGGAGGGGCGGGAATTTGTGGGGAGGAGTGACGGTTTTGCCTGGGCTTTGGGTCGCGGCTAAAGCCCCTCCCACAAGTACAAGCCGAACCGTTTTGCCCTCTCCCTAACCCTCTCCCGCAAGCGGGAGAGGGGATTTACCGCTGATTTGCTTTAGAGCTTCACAGACCTTCGAGCGTGTAGCTGAGCGAGTGAGCGCTAGGCGCCTGGTAGGTCGGAGCCCCTGAGCGTACGCATGTACGTGATGGGGGCCGGCCTAACGGGCAACGACGCGGGCGCCGCTCAGATCCACGCGCCAGCCTTATTGGCAGGCTTCGCAGTCGGGTTCGTCGATGGCACAGGCTTTCGGTACGGGCGCCGGGGCCGGAGCTGCCTGCTGGGCAGGAGCCTGGGCCTTGGCCGAGAAGCCTTCGTCACCACCAGCGGACACTGCGTTGAGCTTGCCGGTGTTGATGGTGGACTTCTCGGTGCTGGTAGCGGCCAGGGCACGGAGGTAGTAGGTGGTTTTCAGGCCACGGTACCAGGCCATGCGGTAGGTCACGTCCAGCTTCTTGCCCGAGGCGCCGGCGATGTACAGGTTCAGCGACTGAGCCTGGTCGATCCACTTCTGGCGACGGCTGGCGGCGTCGACGATCCACTTGGTTTCCACTTCGAAGGCGGTGGCGTACAGGTCTTTCAGATCCTGCGGGATGCGCTCGATCTGCTGCACGGAGCCGTCGTAGTACTTCAGGTCGTTGACCATGACCGGGTCCCACAGGCCACGATTTTTCAGGTCGCGCACCAGGTAGGGGTTGATCACGGTGAATTCGCCGGAGAGGTTCGATTTCACGTACAGGTTCTGGTAGGTCGGCTCGATGGACTGCGACACGCCAATGATGTTGGAGATGGTCGCGGTCGGCGCGATGGCCATGATGTTCGAGTTACGAATACCTTTTTTCACGCGCTCGCGGATCGGTGCCCAATCCAGCGATTCGGACAGGTCGACGTCGATGTACTTCTGGCCACGGGCTTCGATGAGGATCTGCTGCGAATCCAGCGGCAGGATGCCTTTGCTCCACAGCGAACCTTCGAAGGTGCTGTAGCTGCCGCGCTCTTCGGCCAGGTCACAGGAGGCCTGGATGGCGTAGTAGCTGATGGCTTCCATCGACTTGTCGGCGAACTCGACGGCAGCGTCGGAGCCGTAGGCGATGTGCTGCAGGTACAGGGCGTCCTGGAAGCCCATCAGGCCGAGGCCGACCGGACGGTGCTTGAAGTTGGAGTTACGTGCTTGGTCGACGCTGTAGTAGTTGATGTCGATGACGTTATCGAGCATGCGCACAGCAGTCTTCACGGTGCGGCCGAGTTTCTCGATGTCCAGCTTGCCGTCATTGATGTGGTTGACCAGGTTGACCGAGCCCAGGTTGCAGACAGCGATCTCGTCCTTGTTGGTGTTCAGGGTGATCTCGGTGCACAGGTTGGAGCTGTGGACCACGCCCACGTGCTGCTGCGGGCTGCGCAGGTTGCACGGGTCCTTGAAAGTCAGCCACGGGTGGCCGGTCTCGAACAGCATCGAGAGCATCTTGCGCCACAGGTCTTTGGCCTGGATGGTCTTGTACAGTTTGATCTTGCCGTACTCGATCAGGGCTTCGTAGTACTCGTAACGCTCTTCGAAGGCCTTGCCGGTCAGGTCGTGCAGGTCCGGCACTTCGGACGGGCTGAACAGGGTCCACTTGCCGTCTTCGAAGACGCGCTTCATGAACAGGTCCGGAATCCAGTTGGCGGTGTTCATGTCGTGGGTACGACGACGGTCGTCACCGGTGTTCTTGCGCAGTTCGAGGAACTCCTCGATGTCCATGTGCCAGGTTTCCAGGTAGGCGCAGACCGCGCCCTTGCGCTTGCCGCCCTGGTTGACCGCCACGGCGGTGTCGTTGACTACTTTGAGGAAGGGCACGACGCCCTGGGATTTGCCGTTGGTGCCCTTGATGTAGGAGCCCAGCGCGCGCACCGGCGTCCAGTCGTTGCCCAGACCGCCAGCGAATTTCGACAGCATGGCGTTGTCGTGGATGGCGCCGTAGATGCCCGACAGGTCGTCCGGCACGGTGGTCAGGTAGCACGAAGATAGCTGCGGACGCAGGGTGCCGGCGTTGAACAGGGTCGGGGTCGACGCCATGTAGTCGAACGAGGACAGCAGGTTGTAGAACTCGATGGCGCGGTCTTCACGGTTCTTCGGTTCTTCGATCGCCAGGCCCATGGCCACGCGCATGAAGAACACCTGCGGCAGTTCGAAGCGGATGCCGTCCTTGTGGATGAAGTAACGGTCGTACAGGGTCTGCAGGCCCAGGTAGGTGAACTGCTGGTCGCGCTCGTGGTTCAGCGCCTTGCCCAGTTTCTCCAGGTCGTACTCTTTGAGTTTCGGGTCGAGCAGCTCGAACTCGGCGCCTTTTTCCACGTAGGCCGGCAGGGCCTTGGCGTACAGGTCGGCCATCTCGTGGTGAGTGGCGCTGGCAGTGATGTTGAGGAAGCTCAGGGCCTCGGCGCGGATGTTGTCCATCAGCAGGCGGGCGGTGACGTAGCTGTAGTTCGGCTCACGCTCGACCAGGGTACGGGCGGTCATCACCAGAGCGGTGTTGACGTCTTTCTCGGCCACGCCGTCGTACAGGTTCTTCAGGGTTTCGCGCTCGATCAGCGAACCATCGACTTCGGCCAGGCCTTCACAGGCTTCACGGATGATGGTCTGCAGGCGGCCCATGTCCAGCGGCTGCAGTTCACCGCCAGCGGTGGTGATGCGGATGCTCGGGTGCGGCTGGGCGATGTCGCTGCCGGCATTGGCGCTCTTGCGCTTGTTGGCCTGGGCTTCGCGGTAGATCACGTAGTCGCGGGCGACTTTCTGCTCGCCGGCACGCATCAGGGCCAGCTCGACCTGGTCCTGGATTTCTTCGATGTGGATGGTGCCGCCGGACGGCATGCGACGCTTGAAGGTGGCGGTGACCTGCTCGGTCAGGCGCGCGACGGTGTCGTGGATGCGCGACGAAGCGGCTGCGGTGCCGCCTTCTACTGC
The genomic region above belongs to Pseudomonas sediminis and contains:
- a CDS encoding ribonucleotide-diphosphate reductase subunit beta, yielding MLSWDEFDKEDGAEAAAASNANAQSAGTNFDKLDSEAAGSVEQARAVDANDSDAVARAKKALNDLDIQEGLDDLEGASARVQVGDKQMINARADLNQLVPFKYDWAWQKYLDGCANHWMPQEVNMNADIALWKSTDGLSEDERRIVMRNLGFFSTADSLVANNLVLAVYRLITNPECRQYILRQAFEEAIHTHAYQYCIESLGMDEGEIFNMYHEIPSVAKKASWGLKYTRSISDPKFETGTPETDRQFLRNLIAYYCVLEGIFFYCGFTQILSMGRRNKMTGTAEQFQYILRDESMHLNFGIDVINQIKIENPHLWDAQMKDEATQMILQGTQLEIEYARDTMPRGVLGMNAAMMEDYLKFIANRRLTQIGLKEEYPGTTNPFPWMSEIMDLKKEKNFFETRVIEYQTGGALSWD
- a CDS encoding restriction endonuclease subunit S translates to MNQAWPLKRAPESETPAPSGWKTGELLSFLELQRGVDLPVQDRTQGDIPIFGSNGLLGFHNINVTEGPGVITGRSGTIGKLFYTEDKYWPLNTTLYVKNFKGNLPKFAFYKLSEIGLEKFKTGTGVPTLNRNVAHKEIVVFPPLPEQQKIAAILTAVDDKLNVIARQIEATQALKQGLMQTLFSRGVGTQDANGGWTPHTEFKGSKLGEIPSAWVVTTVGEVCEVKGGKRLPKGETLTEENTGHPYIRVTDMFMGGVDTAGILYVPSHVRPTIARYTISKDDIFISVAGTLGLVGIVPEELDGANLTENADKLTDIKINRDYLFYCLCSDAIQDLIAREATSNAQPKLALTRIREFSFPLPSDEEQARIATILASVDGKLRLLSTKRENYSSLKRGLMQKLLTGEWRVKLDSPTGIA
- a CDS encoding ribonucleoside-diphosphate reductase subunit alpha, which produces MHTDTTRENPQAVAPQAAESSQDLAATAPGQLRVIKRNGTVVPYTDDKITVAITKAFLAVEGGTAAASSRIHDTVARLTEQVTATFKRRMPSGGTIHIEEIQDQVELALMRAGEQKVARDYVIYREAQANKRKSANAGSDIAQPHPSIRITTAGGELQPLDMGRLQTIIREACEGLAEVDGSLIERETLKNLYDGVAEKDVNTALVMTARTLVEREPNYSYVTARLLMDNIRAEALSFLNITASATHHEMADLYAKALPAYVEKGAEFELLDPKLKEYDLEKLGKALNHERDQQFTYLGLQTLYDRYFIHKDGIRFELPQVFFMRVAMGLAIEEPKNREDRAIEFYNLLSSFDYMASTPTLFNAGTLRPQLSSCYLTTVPDDLSGIYGAIHDNAMLSKFAGGLGNDWTPVRALGSYIKGTNGKSQGVVPFLKVVNDTAVAVNQGGKRKGAVCAYLETWHMDIEEFLELRKNTGDDRRRTHDMNTANWIPDLFMKRVFEDGKWTLFSPSEVPDLHDLTGKAFEERYEYYEALIEYGKIKLYKTIQAKDLWRKMLSMLFETGHPWLTFKDPCNLRSPQQHVGVVHSSNLCTEITLNTNKDEIAVCNLGSVNLVNHINDGKLDIEKLGRTVKTAVRMLDNVIDINYYSVDQARNSNFKHRPVGLGLMGFQDALYLQHIAYGSDAAVEFADKSMEAISYYAIQASCDLAEERGSYSTFEGSLWSKGILPLDSQQILIEARGQKYIDVDLSESLDWAPIRERVKKGIRNSNIMAIAPTATISNIIGVSQSIEPTYQNLYVKSNLSGEFTVINPYLVRDLKNRGLWDPVMVNDLKYYDGSVQQIERIPQDLKDLYATAFEVETKWIVDAASRRQKWIDQAQSLNLYIAGASGKKLDVTYRMAWYRGLKTTYYLRALAATSTEKSTINTGKLNAVSAGGDEGFSAKAQAPAQQAAPAPAPVPKACAIDEPDCEACQ
- a CDS encoding type I restriction-modification system subunit M codes for the protein MADKLSLETLESWLWESANILRGSIDSSDFKNYIFGLLFLKRYNDVFDERVTKLMKDESLSYSDAQEEIEDKWGKFPISARWFDLISRTENIGEALDKAFATIEANNPELQHVLTATQYGDKRVLADATLQRLLRHFNQYKLGNDDLYKADMLGDAYEYLIKQFADDAGKKGGEFYTPKAVVQLVVELIDPQPGHSVYDPTCGSGGMLVESAHHVSGLPNGTLMGKPNVLLYGQEKNLGTWAIAKLNLYLHNMHAAIERGDTLVEPKHLDGDYLKTFDRVIANPPFSAKSWWAPLELSNENEQDSGKKPKAPNYKQVSDPYGRLVYGVPPRSYADLAFAQHMLASLKADGRMGIILPHGVLFRSGEEGKIREGLLFGTNAASGDQPGDLIEAIVGLPSALFYNTGIPACVLILNKQKPTTLKGKVIIIDASRDYLEGKAQNSLRTEDITRILSAHKAAFAKQAEVENYCRVVTLDEIRSNDGNLNISRYIDNGEAEAAVDLAATLAQLASLAEEEARIDTQLNGYLVELGMLEAEST